DNA from Marinicella rhabdoformis:
GTGTCCTCTGAACCTGGAAAGGTCAACACTGGGATACCAAAATCAGTCAACGTTCTGGCCAAATGCATCTGCTGGTAAATGGCCAGTTTTTCATCTACATTCTTGTCCATTTGCATGTACTCATTATCTTGAGCCGTTTGCTCATTCAATGAGAAACCCACCGGACTCACCATAAACGCGGCCTTCATGGCCACTTCTTGCTTGATGTTGAATTGCTTCAACTCTTGCACCTTTTTAAAGTCAGCAATGTTTTTAACTAACATGTCATTTCCTCAGTCGTTTGTTTTTCAGTTACAAAAGCGCGTGCTTCATCCAGCACCGCCACATCATCTTTCCTTCTTGGCGCTTCTGTTACCAAGTAAGATTTGTATTTTTTGTTGCCCATCTCGCCATGGAACAGACCCAATATGGGTCGAATCAACCAATGCAGACTCGAACCTTGTGCAATTTGTTCGGTGCAATAGTGTTTATAAGCTTGCAACACATCGTCTTTGTCACTGCTCATGGCCTTCATGCCGGCTGCATCGTGCATGTCACGAATCAACCATGGCGCGTTCCAAAAAGCACGACCTACCATGATACCGTCATTTTTTTGCCAATGTGTTTCGGCATCTGCAACGGTATTGATGCCGCCATTGAGCACCACATTCAACTCAGGGTTTTCTGCCTTGAGTCGGTAAGCATAATCATATTTCAAGGGTGGTACATGGCGATTTTGCTTGGGGCTCAAACCTTTCAATAAAGCATTGCGGGCATGGACAATAAACGTTTCGCAGCCCGATTGTTTGACCACCTGTATAAAATGATTAAATGCTTCAAAGCTGTCCTGCTCATCCACACCAATACGCGACTTGATGGTGATGGGAATATCCACGGCTGATGCCATGGCTTCATAACATTCAGCCACCAATTCAGGCTCTTTCATCAAACAAGCACCAAAACGGCCTTTTTGTACCCGATCACTTGGGCAACCTACATTCAAGTTCACTTCACTGTAGCCATAATCCTCTGCAATGCGCGCACAAGTGGCTAAATCCTTGGCATCCGAGCCGCCTAACTGTATGGCCACTGGATTTTCTTCAGGCGAAAATCCAATGTATTTATCCCTGTCTCCGCGCAAGATGGCCGGCGCCGTCACCATTTCGGTGTACAACATCACTTGACTGGAAATCAGTCGATGAAAATACCGACAATGTCGGTCTGTCCAATCGAGCATCGGCGCAACACAAAGTTTGTGCGAATCGATTGTGTTTAGCTTTTTGTTCATTTCAACATGCGCTTGATTAAATCGAGGTAAATACACTCTAACAACAACAAATTACGCACCGGCTGACTTTCATTCACTCGGTGTATGGTTTTATTAATCGGCCCCAACTCCATGGTCGCGATGCCATGTGGCGCGACAAAACGGCCATCAGAGGTACCACCACCGGTATTGAATTCGGGCTTGACGCCAGCAATCTGTTCAATCGACTCACGCAATTGTGTTTTAAAGTGTTCGTCCTTACAGTGAAAAGGCTCACCTGATAACTGCCATGTCAGCTCATACTCAAGACCAAACTGCAACAGCACTTGCTCCAACTGCTCTGACAGTGATGCTTGGGTTGACTCTGGGCTGTAGCGAAAATTGGCCTGCAATAACATCGAACCGGGAATCACATTCGCAGCGCCTGTACCTGCTGAAACATTTGAAATCTGAAATGATGTGGGTGGAAAGTCATCATTACCTTCATCCCAAACCACATGATTCAAAGCATCAATCGCTTTGGCCGCCTTGAACACTGGGTTTTCAGCGTTTTGTGGATAAGCCACATGACCTTGTTTACCTAAAATCTTGATGAACACATGCAAAGAACCTCGACGACCCACACGCACTGTGTCCCCTAATTTTTCTGAAGAACTCGGCTCACCAACCAAACAACAATCAAAATGATGGTCTTTTACCATCATCGGCATGAACCTTTTGACACCGTCTTTGGCCTCGCCTTCTTCATCTGAAGTTAACATCAAACCAATCTTGCCTTTGTGATTCGGATTTTCACCAACAAATTTTTCCATCGCCAGAATCATGGCTGCCACCGAACCCTTCATGTCAGCCACACCACGACCGTGCATGATGCCGTTTTCAACATGACCACTTAATGGATCATGCGTCCAATCAGCCACATCGCCTGTTGGCACCACATCAGTATGACCCAGAAACAACAAAGATGGCCCTTCGCTTTCACCATGCCAAATCAAGACGTTATCAACTGGCCCCAATTGATGGTGCGCACCTTGAAATCCCTGGCCTTCCATGCGGTTCATGATCAAAGGTATACAACCGGCATCATCCGGTGTGAACGATGGCTTTTGAATCAACTGACGCGCTAACGTAATGACTTCTGCTTCCATATCAATATCCTGTGCTCAATAACCTATACGATAATTTTTTCCATCAAACACAACCGGACGTTTGATTAAAGTTGGGTTAGCCACCAACAAACCCACATTGGGCTCAATCTTCTGAAACTCGTCTAACTGCTTCCATGTGGTGCTTCTTTTGTTCAATAACTGGCTTAACTCAATGTCAGCCAACATGGCATTAACCAAATTTTCATCAATCCCATGAACTCGAAAGTCATGCAGCTTTGTATCAGGACCACCATTTTTACAATCTGCTTTGGCTGATTTCATGGCAGCACGGACTTTGTCACAATTTTTTATGCCGTAAATTATCATGAGCGCAACAATTCGTTGATTGAAGTTTTGGCACGTGTTTTTTCGTCCACTTTTTTAACGATCACCGCACAGTTCAATGCATACTTGCCATTCTCTGCCGGCAAGGAACCTGCAACAACAACCGAACCCGGTGGCACGTAACCGTAACTGACCGTATCGGCTTCGCGGTCATAAATCTTGGTGCTTTGCCCAATGAACACACCCATAGAAATAACGCTGCCTTTGCCTATGCGTACGCCTTCAACTACCTCACTTCGTGCGCCAATAAAACAACCGTCTTCAATGATGGTTGGCGCGGCTTGTAACGGCTCCAAAACACCACCGATACCCACACCACCTGATAAATGTACGTCTTTCCCAATTTGGGCACAACTGCCTACAGTAGCCCAAGTATCAACCATGGTGCCTTCATCAACATAAGCACCAATGTTGACATAGGAGGGCATACACACCACACCTTTGCCGAGAAAAGCACCACGCCTTATGGTTGCCGGCGGCACAATTCTGGCACCCACACGACTGAATTCCGCTTCGTCAGCACCCTCAAAACGACACGGCACTTTATCCCAGTATTCATGGGTAGACCCTGGCATGACTTGGTTTTTAGATACAGTGAAAAACAGTAAAACCGCTTTTTTTAACCATTCATTAACTTGCCAATCACCTGCCACTGGCTCAGCCACCCTGAATTGACCAGTTTCAAGACCGTTTATGGCCTCATGGATGCTGGCGCCAAATTGTTCATCTAAAGCTTCTGGTGTAAGGTTTGTACGCGCTTCCCACGCAGCTAAAATTTGTTGTTCTGTCGGCATAACTTTGGTTGATTCTGAAAGGCCTGAATTATAGTACGCAGACAAGCAAATGTCTTTAGCATCAGGTGGCAAGTTGCTTCATTATCAGAAAATGTTCTTGATTTCAGCCCCAATTGTTTATTTTTGTGAACTATTTTCGACTTTTACTTTGATTTTCTTAACTGAAACTTTGAATTCATTTTGTAAAATCTGTAGAATGCTTCGGCTGTACATGCGCACTTTGCTGGCTTCCATTTGGGTTTTGCACAGCACAATGGCTGTCTCCCCCCGAAGATTAGCCAAGGTGACCATGCCTTTAACAGGAGCGGGCAACTGTTGTTGTAACAACTGATCCAACTGGTTCAGACGCTCGGCTCGCTTGATAATTTGCGCCATTTTAGCGGTGGCAGGCAAACTATCTAGTAATGGTTTAAAGTCATTCACAATGCGCAGATAATAAAACAAGAAAAGACACATTATATATGAATAAATTCACCATCATCAAACATGACCGCCAAGGCATGAAACAATATGCCTTGACAGACCCGAAAGTCAAAGGCTTATTGATCGCAGGGCTAAGCACCGGTTTGACATTGGTTTTAGCGCTGGGCATATTTATAGGCTCCTTATTTACTGGCAAACAAAAAGACTTCGATAAAATTGCCACATTACAATCTCGTGTAGAACAAAGCCAAGTGGCACTTGATGAATATAAATCAATGGTTCAAAACGACTTGGACTCAATGAGCTTACAAGTGGGTCGCTTAATGGCACAGTCAACTCGACTGAACGCATTGGGCAATCGCCTAACTGAAGTCAACAACATCAATTCTGAAGAATTTAACTTGGATATCCAACCTGGTATTGGTGGTGCAGACCTTCAACTCACCGGCGAAGACAACACCCCCCAAGATTTGTATCAAAACTTATTCAGTCTAGAAAACAGCTTCATCAAACAACAAGAAAAGCTCAACATCCTGACACAACTTTTAAATCAAGAGTCATCTAACCACTTATCCACACCACACAGCAAACCCCTCAAAGGCGGCTGGATTTCATCTCGTTATGGTAAGCGCATAGATCCATTCACTGGTCAAAAAGCCAGCCATTCGGGCATGGATTTTTCAGGCAAGTACGATGCTGAGATTACTGCTGCAGCTGAAGGCATTGTTGTTTGGGCAGGGAAACGTGGTAATTATGGCAACATGGTAGAAATCGACCATGGCAATGGTTACACCACCAGATACGCCCACGCAAAAACACTCAATGTCAGCTTAGGCCAAAGGGTTGAGGCAGGTGATTTAATTGCCATAATGGGCAAGTCAGGTCGAGCAACCTCAGAGCATTTACATTTTGAAGTATTGAAAAACGGACACAAAGTTAATCCTTTGCCTTTCATTCAATCTTAAAAAATAACAGCTGATTCACATCAGACTAATAGCAGCCTTGGTCGATTCAACCAACATAAACCAAGGTCATTCAAATTAACACTTGATAAACGTGTTCAGTGTAGCCACATTGAACACATTATTTTTGCATAAGCACCAACGGAACTATGGCACTCAATACGATATTCACAAAGGTTTTTGGAAGTAGAAACCAACGCTATGTCAGACAATTAGATAAAATTGCTGATCAAATCGAAGCTCTAGAGCCTCAGATGCAACAGTTAAGAGATGAAGACTTTCCCCTCAAAACCAAAGTTCTTAAAGAAAAAATTGCCCAAGGCACTTCTTTAGATGATGTTTTAGTTGAAGCTTTTGCATTGACCAGAGAAGCATCTGTTCGTGTCATGGGCATGCGCCATTACCATGTTCAGCTGATTGGTGGCATATCCATACACCGAGGAAAAATTGCTGAAATGCGCACAGGTGAAGGTAAAACATTAATGTGTACCCTGCCTGCTTACCTGAATGCATTGGCTGATCAAGGTGTTCATGTTGTCACAGTCAACGACTACCTAGCCGCTCGTGATGCCAAATGGATGGAGCCGTTATATAACTTTTTGGGTTTGAGTGTTGGCATTGCCGTACCCAATATGCCAGCAGAAGCCAAAAGAGCAGCTTACGCTTCAGACATCACCTATGCAACAAACAACGAATTAGGCTTTGATTATCTGCGTGATAACATGGCCTTCTCTTTAGAGCAAAAAGCACAAAGAGAACCTTTCTTTGCCATCATAGATGAAGTTGATTCAATTTTGATTGACGAAGCCAGGACTCCTTTAATTATTTCTGGACAAGTTGATGATTCACCAGAAGTCTACAACCGCATCAACAAGATTGTTCCACACCTCCAAAAATCCACTTTTGAACCCGACAGCAAGGCCGTTTCTCAAGCTATCATGAACAGAGAAAGCATGCCAGAACCTGACGGTGATTTCTCAGTAGATGAAAAATCTAAACAGATCTTTTTAACAGAGCAAGGCATGGAAAATGCCGAAAGTTTGTTAAAGAAAAATGGCATGATGAAAGATGACGAGTCACTCTATGACTCTCAGCATATTTCTTTGATGCACCATGTCAGTGCTGCCTTAAGAGCGCACCATTTGTATGAAAGGGATGTTGACTATATTGTCAATGACGGTGAAATTGTTATTGTTGATGAATTTACTGGCCGAACCATGGAGGGTCGCCGATGGTCCGATGGACTTCATCAAGCTGTGGAAGCCAAAGAGAACGTGCCGATTCAAAAAGAAAACCAAACATTGGCATCCATCACTTTCCAGAATTATTTCCGACTCTACCCAAAACTGTCTGGCATGACAGGTACTGCGGATACTGAAGCCTATGAGTTCCAGTCTATTTATAACCTGGAAGTTATCGTGATTCCAACTCACCGCCCAATGATCAGAAAAGATGCGCAGGACTTGGTGTTTTTCAATCAGCAATCTAAATTCAAAGCCATCACAGAAGACATCGAAGATTGTGTACAAAGAAAACAACCTGTTCTCGTCGGTACTGCTTCGATTGAAGTGTCAGAACTGCTGTCTCAAGAACTGAAAAAGAAAAAAATCAAACACAACGTACTGAACGCCAAACAACATGAACGTGAAGCCATGATTGTCGCAGAAGCCGGCTTACCGGGCGCAGTCACCATTGCCACCAATATGGCTGGTCGTGGAACAGATATCGTATTAGGCGGTAATTTAGCTGTTGAAATTGAACAATTAGGCGACAACACCCCTCAAAGTAAGAAAGAGCAATTGAAAGCCGACTGGAAAGTCCGCCATGAGGCAGTGCTTGAAAGTGGTGGCTTGCGCATCATTGGTACTGAACGCCACGAATCACGACGAATCGACAATCAATTACGTGGCAGATCTGGACGGCAGGGTGACCCAGGTTCTTCTAGATTTTATATTTCATTAGAAGATAACTTGATGAGAATATTCGGTCAATCTCGCATGATGGATAACATGAAGCGATTTGGCATGAAAGAAGACGAATCTATTGAACATAAGTGGATTACTCGCATCATTGAAAACGCGCAACGCAAAGTAGAATCTCATAACTTTGACATCCGTAAACACTTGCTTGAATATGATGACGTCGCCAATGATCAGCGTATGGTCATTTACCAACAACGTGCAGATTTACTCGAAGCATCCGAAATTGGAGAGTTTATTGCCGACACCCGTGAAGAAGTTTTTGACAACATCATTCGTCAGCAAATCCCCCTGGAAAGTGTCGAAGAACAATGGCAAATCCCGCAATTAGAACGTGTGCTTAGCCTTGAGTTTGGCATAGACGTCAATATAGCTCGCATTATTGAGCGTGATGACCAGTTAGACGATGATGGCTTGTCCGATAAAATTCACAGTCACATTGAGCGCTTTTTCAAAGAAAAAGAAGCCATGACTGGATCAGAAGTCATGAGAAATTTTGAAAAAGCTGCCTACCTTAATACCTTAGACCAGCTATGGAAAGAGCATTTGGCACAGATTGACCACTTGCGTCAGGGTGTTACATTGCGAGCTCATGCCCAAAAACAACCGATTCAAGAGTTTAAACGTGAATCATTTGAAATGTTCAAAGACCTATTGGACAAAATCAAATATGAAACCATTCGAATCATTGCCCGCGTGAAGGTCAAGCAAGATGAAGATGTTGAGGCAATGGAACATGACCAAAATAAAAATGTTGAATATCAGCACGACTCGCCTCAATCTTCTGCCCAACCTGAACAAAAATCAGCTGTAGAGACCTATGTTCGAGAAGGCCAGAAAGTTGGCCGAAATGACCCCTGTCCTTGCGGATCAGGAAAAAAATACAAGCAATGTCACGGCAAACTGACATAAAACGCATATCTGTTGTTGCCTTGGTGTTAGAAAACCACCAAGGCAACATACTCATTCAGCAACGAAATCAACACACACACCTTGGTGGATTGTGGGAATTCCCTGGCGGCAAAGTTGAAGTCAATGAATCTCATAA
Protein-coding regions in this window:
- the dusA gene encoding tRNA dihydrouridine(20/20a) synthase DusA, coding for MNKKLNTIDSHKLCVAPMLDWTDRHCRYFHRLISSQVMLYTEMVTAPAILRGDRDKYIGFSPEENPVAIQLGGSDAKDLATCARIAEDYGYSEVNLNVGCPSDRVQKGRFGACLMKEPELVAECYEAMASAVDIPITIKSRIGVDEQDSFEAFNHFIQVVKQSGCETFIVHARNALLKGLSPKQNRHVPPLKYDYAYRLKAENPELNVVLNGGINTVADAETHWQKNDGIMVGRAFWNAPWLIRDMHDAAGMKAMSSDKDDVLQAYKHYCTEQIAQGSSLHWLIRPILGLFHGEMGNKKYKSYLVTEAPRRKDDVAVLDEARAFVTEKQTTEEMTC
- the dapE gene encoding succinyl-diaminopimelate desuccinylase: MEAEVITLARQLIQKPSFTPDDAGCIPLIMNRMEGQGFQGAHHQLGPVDNVLIWHGESEGPSLLFLGHTDVVPTGDVADWTHDPLSGHVENGIMHGRGVADMKGSVAAMILAMEKFVGENPNHKGKIGLMLTSDEEGEAKDGVKRFMPMMVKDHHFDCCLVGEPSSSEKLGDTVRVGRRGSLHVFIKILGKQGHVAYPQNAENPVFKAAKAIDALNHVVWDEGNDDFPPTSFQISNVSAGTGAANVIPGSMLLQANFRYSPESTQASLSEQLEQVLLQFGLEYELTWQLSGEPFHCKDEHFKTQLRESIEQIAGVKPEFNTGGGTSDGRFVAPHGIATMELGPINKTIHRVNESQPVRNLLLLECIYLDLIKRMLK
- a CDS encoding ArsC/Spx/MgsR family protein codes for the protein MIIYGIKNCDKVRAAMKSAKADCKNGGPDTKLHDFRVHGIDENLVNAMLADIELSQLLNKRSTTWKQLDEFQKIEPNVGLLVANPTLIKRPVVFDGKNYRIGY
- the dapD gene encoding 2,3,4,5-tetrahydropyridine-2,6-dicarboxylate N-succinyltransferase → MPTEQQILAAWEARTNLTPEALDEQFGASIHEAINGLETGQFRVAEPVAGDWQVNEWLKKAVLLFFTVSKNQVMPGSTHEYWDKVPCRFEGADEAEFSRVGARIVPPATIRRGAFLGKGVVCMPSYVNIGAYVDEGTMVDTWATVGSCAQIGKDVHLSGGVGIGGVLEPLQAAPTIIEDGCFIGARSEVVEGVRIGKGSVISMGVFIGQSTKIYDREADTVSYGYVPPGSVVVAGSLPAENGKYALNCAVIVKKVDEKTRAKTSINELLRS
- a CDS encoding DciA family protein, translating into MNDFKPLLDSLPATAKMAQIIKRAERLNQLDQLLQQQLPAPVKGMVTLANLRGETAIVLCKTQMEASKVRMYSRSILQILQNEFKVSVKKIKVKVENSSQK
- a CDS encoding M23 family metallopeptidase — its product is MNKFTIIKHDRQGMKQYALTDPKVKGLLIAGLSTGLTLVLALGIFIGSLFTGKQKDFDKIATLQSRVEQSQVALDEYKSMVQNDLDSMSLQVGRLMAQSTRLNALGNRLTEVNNINSEEFNLDIQPGIGGADLQLTGEDNTPQDLYQNLFSLENSFIKQQEKLNILTQLLNQESSNHLSTPHSKPLKGGWISSRYGKRIDPFTGQKASHSGMDFSGKYDAEITAAAEGIVVWAGKRGNYGNMVEIDHGNGYTTRYAHAKTLNVSLGQRVEAGDLIAIMGKSGRATSEHLHFEVLKNGHKVNPLPFIQS
- the secA gene encoding preprotein translocase subunit SecA, translated to MALNTIFTKVFGSRNQRYVRQLDKIADQIEALEPQMQQLRDEDFPLKTKVLKEKIAQGTSLDDVLVEAFALTREASVRVMGMRHYHVQLIGGISIHRGKIAEMRTGEGKTLMCTLPAYLNALADQGVHVVTVNDYLAARDAKWMEPLYNFLGLSVGIAVPNMPAEAKRAAYASDITYATNNELGFDYLRDNMAFSLEQKAQREPFFAIIDEVDSILIDEARTPLIISGQVDDSPEVYNRINKIVPHLQKSTFEPDSKAVSQAIMNRESMPEPDGDFSVDEKSKQIFLTEQGMENAESLLKKNGMMKDDESLYDSQHISLMHHVSAALRAHHLYERDVDYIVNDGEIVIVDEFTGRTMEGRRWSDGLHQAVEAKENVPIQKENQTLASITFQNYFRLYPKLSGMTGTADTEAYEFQSIYNLEVIVIPTHRPMIRKDAQDLVFFNQQSKFKAITEDIEDCVQRKQPVLVGTASIEVSELLSQELKKKKIKHNVLNAKQHEREAMIVAEAGLPGAVTIATNMAGRGTDIVLGGNLAVEIEQLGDNTPQSKKEQLKADWKVRHEAVLESGGLRIIGTERHESRRIDNQLRGRSGRQGDPGSSRFYISLEDNLMRIFGQSRMMDNMKRFGMKEDESIEHKWITRIIENAQRKVESHNFDIRKHLLEYDDVANDQRMVIYQQRADLLEASEIGEFIADTREEVFDNIIRQQIPLESVEEQWQIPQLERVLSLEFGIDVNIARIIERDDQLDDDGLSDKIHSHIERFFKEKEAMTGSEVMRNFEKAAYLNTLDQLWKEHLAQIDHLRQGVTLRAHAQKQPIQEFKRESFEMFKDLLDKIKYETIRIIARVKVKQDEDVEAMEHDQNKNVEYQHDSPQSSAQPEQKSAVETYVREGQKVGRNDPCPCGSGKKYKQCHGKLT